In Brucella melitensis bv. 1 str. 16M, a genomic segment contains:
- a CDS encoding DUF992 domain-containing protein: MSLRFSTSLLSAMAVVSGIAVAAPAGAADLVAPPVSGRTQPHSEVGMLTCDISPAIGVIIGSRQDVNCVFKPKRGRGPLEHYNGTITKIGVDVGFINGGRLAWAVWAPTVRPAGALQGRYVGASANAAIGVGFGTNILTGGSWKTISLQPISVQGQKGLNAAVGISGLRLKYAG, from the coding sequence ATGTCTCTCCGTTTTTCGACTTCCCTCCTGTCGGCCATGGCCGTCGTTTCCGGCATCGCCGTCGCCGCGCCTGCCGGTGCTGCTGACCTGGTTGCCCCTCCCGTTTCGGGCCGCACGCAGCCGCATTCGGAAGTCGGTATGCTGACCTGCGATATTTCACCGGCGATCGGTGTCATCATCGGCAGCCGTCAGGATGTTAATTGTGTATTCAAGCCCAAGCGTGGCCGCGGCCCGCTGGAGCACTATAACGGCACCATCACCAAGATCGGCGTCGATGTCGGCTTCATCAATGGTGGCCGCCTCGCCTGGGCCGTCTGGGCGCCGACGGTTCGCCCGGCTGGCGCATTGCAGGGGCGTTATGTCGGCGCATCCGCCAATGCCGCAATCGGCGTCGGCTTCGGCACCAATATCCTGACCGGCGGTTCGTGGAAGACGATTTCGCTTCAGCCCATCTCCGTGCAGGGCCAGAAGGGCCTTAACGCAGCGGTCGGCATTTCCGGCCTTCGCCTGAAATACGCCGGTTAA
- a CDS encoding molybdopterin oxidoreductase family protein, with the protein MNRHTPISNIRIGHSACPHDCPSTCALDVELLDERMIGRVRGSKDNSYTAGVICAKVARYAERVHHPDRLKHPLVRAGGKGEGLWKEASWQAALDLIAERFERAEREYGSETAWPFFYAGTMGLVQRDSIQRLRHAKGYSNQFDSYCTNTAWTGYFAGTGSLTGPDPREMAKADCVVIWGTNAAATQVNVMTHAVRARKERGAKIVAIDVYANATVRQADMGIVLKPGTDGAFACAVMHVLFRDGLADRDYLQRYTDDPKGLAAHLQTRTPQWAAPITGLSVGEIEAFAHLVGRTKRTYFRLGYGFTRQRNGAVNMHAAASIACVTGAFQYEGGGAFHSNSGIFRMDKREIEGRAFQKNGIRYLDQSKIGRILTGDSEALYGGPPVTAMLIQNTNPINVTPEQRLVRKGFAREDLFVAVHEQFMTDTARMADVLLPATTFLEHDDIYRGGGQQHVVLGPKLIEPHADARPNIFVINELAKRLGVGHLPGFELDERTLIDHMNANSALPDFDTLKEKRFVDLQPSFEEAHYLNGFKWPDGKFRFRPDWLGSPSPNKPPEAMGLQGPYQTIPEFPDHWEVIEAADAEHPFRLTTSPAHNFLNSTFAETPTSTAKEIRPELLIHPDDAEALGIADGDRIEIGNHRGEVVLHAVLHAGQKRGVVVSEGLFPNSAFERGEGVNTLVGAQSPAPYGGLAVHDTKIWIKAYPARA; encoded by the coding sequence ATGAACCGGCACACCCCCATATCGAATATCAGGATCGGCCATTCGGCTTGCCCGCATGACTGTCCGTCCACTTGCGCCCTCGATGTTGAACTGCTCGACGAGCGCATGATCGGCCGTGTGCGCGGCTCCAAAGACAACAGTTATACGGCAGGCGTCATCTGCGCCAAGGTGGCGCGCTATGCCGAGCGTGTGCACCACCCAGACCGGCTGAAGCATCCGCTGGTGCGAGCGGGCGGCAAGGGCGAGGGGCTTTGGAAAGAGGCTTCATGGCAAGCCGCTCTCGATCTTATTGCAGAGCGATTTGAAAGGGCCGAACGCGAATATGGCAGCGAAACGGCCTGGCCGTTTTTCTATGCCGGGACGATGGGGCTGGTTCAACGCGATTCCATCCAGCGCCTGCGCCACGCGAAGGGCTATTCCAACCAGTTCGACAGCTATTGCACCAATACCGCCTGGACAGGTTATTTTGCCGGAACGGGCAGCCTGACGGGGCCGGACCCGCGCGAAATGGCAAAGGCCGATTGTGTGGTGATCTGGGGCACCAATGCCGCTGCCACGCAGGTCAATGTCATGACCCATGCAGTGCGCGCCCGCAAGGAGCGCGGCGCGAAGATCGTCGCCATCGACGTCTATGCCAATGCAACCGTGCGGCAGGCGGATATGGGGATTGTCTTGAAACCCGGTACCGACGGCGCTTTTGCCTGTGCGGTGATGCATGTCCTGTTCCGCGACGGACTGGCGGATCGGGATTATCTGCAACGCTATACCGACGATCCGAAGGGGCTGGCAGCACATCTCCAAACCCGCACGCCGCAATGGGCGGCGCCGATCACCGGCCTGTCAGTTGGGGAGATCGAGGCTTTTGCCCATCTCGTGGGCAGGACAAAGCGCACCTATTTCCGCCTTGGCTACGGCTTCACGCGCCAGCGCAACGGTGCGGTCAACATGCATGCAGCCGCATCGATCGCCTGCGTAACCGGGGCTTTTCAATATGAAGGCGGCGGGGCCTTCCACTCCAATTCCGGCATTTTCCGCATGGACAAGCGCGAGATCGAAGGCCGGGCATTCCAGAAAAACGGCATCCGTTATCTCGACCAGTCGAAAATCGGCCGGATCCTGACCGGTGACAGCGAGGCGCTCTATGGCGGGCCGCCGGTTACGGCAATGCTGATCCAGAATACCAATCCGATAAATGTCACACCGGAACAACGGCTGGTGCGTAAGGGATTTGCGCGTGAGGATCTCTTTGTTGCGGTTCACGAGCAATTCATGACCGACACCGCCAGGATGGCGGATGTGCTTTTGCCTGCAACGACTTTTCTTGAGCATGACGATATTTATCGCGGCGGCGGCCAGCAGCACGTGGTGCTCGGGCCGAAACTGATCGAACCCCATGCGGATGCGCGCCCCAACATATTCGTCATCAACGAACTGGCAAAACGGCTTGGCGTCGGCCACCTGCCAGGCTTCGAGCTTGATGAGCGTACGCTGATCGACCACATGAACGCCAACAGCGCCCTGCCGGATTTCGATACGCTGAAGGAAAAGCGTTTCGTTGACCTGCAACCCTCTTTCGAGGAAGCGCATTATCTCAACGGTTTCAAATGGCCGGATGGCAAATTCCGTTTCCGCCCGGACTGGTTGGGAAGCCCATCCCCCAACAAGCCACCGGAAGCCATGGGTTTACAGGGGCCATATCAGACGATCCCGGAATTTCCCGATCATTGGGAAGTGATCGAGGCGGCGGATGCTGAGCACCCGTTCCGCCTCACCACGTCGCCTGCGCATAATTTCCTGAATTCCACCTTTGCCGAAACACCCACCTCCACGGCAAAGGAAATCCGGCCTGAGCTTCTCATTCACCCAGACGATGCCGAGGCACTGGGCATCGCCGATGGCGACCGGATCGAAATCGGCAATCATCGCGGCGAAGTGGTGCTTCACGCGGTTCTTCATGCCGGGCAAAAGCGCGGCGTGGTGGTTTCGGAAGGCCTTTTCCCCAATTCCGCTTTCGAGCGCGGAGAGGGCGTCAATACGCTGGTAGGCGCACAATCGCCTGCCCCCTATGGCGGGCTTGCGGTTCACGATACGAAAATCTGGATCAAGGCCTATCCGGCAAGAGCGTGA
- the purM gene encoding phosphoribosylformylglycinamidine cyclo-ligase encodes MTMENKPAGQNGLTYAQAGVDIDAGNLMVEKIKPLVRSTRRPGADGEIGGFGGLFDLKAAGFKGPVLVAANDGVGTKLKIAIDADIHDTVGIDLVAMCVNDLVVQGAEPLFFLDYYATGKLSPDQGVAIVSGIAEGCRQAGCALIGGETAEMPGMYRDGDYDLAGFAVGAAERDRLLPRGDIAEGDIILGLASSGVHSNGFSLVRRIVELSGLGWKSQAPFQPGATLGEALLTPTRIYVKPLLAAIRACDGIKALAHITGGGFPDNIPRVLPKGLAAEIDLPAIAVPPVFSWLAKTGNVEPNEMLRTFNCGIGMIAVVNPAKVDEVIAALAAEGEKVVTLGRMTRREKDGVIYKGQLAL; translated from the coding sequence ATGACCATGGAAAACAAGCCCGCCGGCCAAAACGGCCTGACCTATGCGCAGGCTGGTGTTGATATCGATGCCGGCAACCTGATGGTCGAAAAGATCAAGCCATTGGTGCGCTCGACACGCCGCCCCGGTGCGGATGGCGAAATCGGCGGGTTCGGCGGTTTGTTCGATCTCAAGGCTGCGGGCTTCAAGGGTCCGGTTCTGGTTGCGGCCAATGATGGTGTCGGCACCAAGCTCAAGATCGCTATTGATGCGGATATCCATGATACTGTCGGCATCGATCTCGTGGCGATGTGCGTGAACGATCTGGTCGTGCAGGGCGCGGAACCGCTTTTCTTTCTTGATTATTACGCCACCGGCAAGCTTTCGCCGGATCAGGGCGTCGCGATCGTTTCGGGCATCGCGGAAGGCTGCCGTCAGGCGGGCTGCGCACTGATCGGCGGTGAGACGGCGGAAATGCCGGGCATGTATCGCGACGGCGATTACGATCTTGCAGGTTTTGCCGTGGGCGCAGCAGAACGTGACCGCCTGCTGCCGCGCGGCGATATTGCCGAAGGCGACATCATTCTGGGCCTTGCTTCCTCGGGCGTTCATTCCAACGGCTTCTCGCTTGTGCGCCGCATCGTCGAGCTTTCCGGCCTCGGCTGGAAGTCGCAGGCCCCTTTCCAACCGGGCGCAACGCTCGGTGAAGCCCTGCTCACCCCGACGCGGATTTACGTCAAGCCGCTGCTCGCCGCCATCCGTGCCTGCGACGGCATCAAGGCGCTGGCGCATATTACAGGCGGCGGCTTCCCCGACAATATTCCCCGCGTCCTGCCGAAAGGCCTGGCTGCGGAGATTGATCTTCCGGCCATTGCAGTCCCGCCGGTTTTCTCCTGGCTTGCCAAGACTGGCAATGTCGAACCGAATGAAATGCTGCGCACCTTCAATTGCGGCATCGGCATGATTGCGGTCGTCAATCCGGCAAAGGTCGATGAAGTGATCGCAGCACTTGCAGCCGAAGGCGAAAAGGTCGTTACACTCGGCCGCATGACCCGGCGTGAGAAAGACGGCGTCATCTACAAGGGCCAGCTCGCACTATGA
- the hdaA gene encoding DnaA regulatory inactivator HdaA produces the protein MGAAMHDAPRQIPLNLEHQPGYNREDLIVTASNRAAVDLIDRWPNWLSPVTILAGPTGAGKTHLAEIWRSGTDALLVDPSNITEEAVNSAAERPVLIDNIGAEAFDETGLFHLINSVRQHAAQGPGPSLLMTSRLWPANWNVKLPDLASRLKAATVVEIAEPDDMLLSGVIHKLFADRQVSVEPHVVSYLVSRMERSLLSAIQIVDRLDRAALEQKSRITRALAAQILADMGQAG, from the coding sequence ATGGGGGCTGCGATGCATGACGCACCGCGCCAGATACCGCTTAATCTTGAGCATCAGCCCGGTTACAACCGGGAGGATCTGATCGTCACGGCTTCCAACCGTGCCGCAGTCGATCTCATTGACCGCTGGCCGAACTGGCTTTCGCCGGTTACGATCCTTGCCGGGCCGACGGGTGCGGGCAAAACCCATCTTGCCGAAATATGGCGCTCGGGTACGGATGCGCTGCTGGTCGATCCGTCGAACATCACCGAGGAAGCCGTGAACAGTGCTGCCGAGCGCCCCGTTTTGATTGATAATATCGGCGCCGAAGCTTTTGATGAGACGGGGCTTTTCCACCTCATCAACAGTGTGCGCCAACATGCGGCGCAGGGGCCGGGTCCGTCCCTGCTGATGACTTCGCGCCTGTGGCCTGCAAACTGGAACGTGAAACTGCCTGACCTCGCATCACGTCTCAAGGCTGCAACCGTGGTGGAAATCGCGGAGCCGGACGACATGCTGCTTTCCGGCGTCATTCACAAGCTTTTCGCAGACCGGCAGGTGAGCGTGGAGCCGCATGTCGTGTCCTATCTTGTCAGCCGTATGGAGCGTTCGCTTCTATCGGCGATACAGATCGTGGATCGGCTGGATCGCGCCGCGCTCGAACAGAAAAGCCGCATCACGCGTGCGCTTGCGGCGCAGATTCTGGCCGATATGGGGCAGGCCGGATGA
- the purN gene encoding phosphoribosylglycinamide formyltransferase: protein MKRNRVVIFISGGGSNMEALIRAAQAPGFPAEIVAVFSDKAEAGGLAKAEAAGIATQVFKRKDFASKEAHEDAILAALDVLKPDIICLAGYMRLLSGRFIAPYEGRILNIHPSLLPLFPGLHTHQRALDAGMKLAGCTVHLVTEGMDEGPILAQAAVPVLDGDTAETLAARVLKAEHRLYPLALQKFAAGEKASNQFSDGMVLSA from the coding sequence ATGAAACGCAACCGGGTCGTCATCTTTATTTCAGGCGGCGGCTCCAACATGGAAGCGCTGATCCGCGCGGCACAAGCGCCCGGTTTTCCGGCGGAAATCGTAGCGGTCTTTTCCGACAAGGCAGAAGCGGGCGGCCTTGCCAAGGCAGAAGCGGCAGGCATTGCCACGCAGGTTTTCAAGCGCAAGGACTTTGCTTCCAAAGAAGCGCATGAGGATGCGATCCTTGCCGCTCTCGACGTTCTCAAGCCGGATATTATCTGCCTTGCAGGCTATATGCGCCTTCTGTCAGGCCGCTTTATTGCCCCTTACGAGGGGCGCATTCTTAATATCCACCCTTCCCTGCTACCGCTTTTTCCGGGCCTGCACACGCACCAGCGCGCGCTCGATGCGGGCATGAAGCTTGCGGGCTGCACCGTCCATCTGGTGACGGAAGGCATGGACGAAGGGCCAATCCTCGCACAAGCCGCAGTGCCGGTGCTGGACGGCGATACAGCCGAAACGCTGGCCGCGCGCGTGCTGAAGGCCGAACACCGGCTTTATCCGCTTGCGCTTCAAAAGTTTGCGGCTGGAGAGAAGGCTTCCAACCAGTTTTCGGACGGCATGGTGCTCAGCGCCTGA
- a CDS encoding AI-2E family transporter, which yields MVKKPTPARQTVTKTIRQSETIGRNGDIHVNVEVESFSGASVRRQAGFWLGAMAFFVLFLVVFSSVLLPFVAGMALAYFLDPVADRLEKVGLSRLAASIVILLIFLMILIIGLMIVVPILATQLADFISNLPGYITQLQSLLANRDSEWLKKYIGIDSTVIQQNLSSLLQQGAGFLSTLLQSLWNSGKSLIDIAGLFVVTPVVAFYMLLDWDRMVNSIDSWVPRKQLHTVRRIAREMNAAVAGFIRGQGTLCLILGTYYAIGLTLTGLNFGLLIGFFAGLISFIPYIGSFVGLALAIGVALVQFWPDWIMVCTVAAVFFLGQFIEGNILQPKLVGSSVGLHPVWLMFALFAFGSLFGFTGMLVAVPAAAAVGVLVRFALNSYLRSPMYDPANHRSNPDAGPLIEAGDNTGREK from the coding sequence ATGGTCAAGAAACCGACGCCCGCGCGCCAGACTGTCACCAAAACCATTCGCCAATCGGAAACGATTGGTCGCAACGGTGACATTCATGTCAATGTGGAAGTTGAAAGTTTTTCAGGCGCATCGGTTCGGCGGCAGGCCGGTTTCTGGCTTGGAGCCATGGCCTTCTTCGTGCTGTTTCTGGTCGTGTTCAGCTCGGTTCTCCTGCCATTCGTCGCGGGCATGGCGCTTGCCTATTTTCTCGATCCGGTTGCAGACCGGCTTGAAAAGGTTGGCCTTTCGCGGCTCGCGGCAAGCATTGTCATCCTGCTTATCTTCCTGATGATCCTGATTATCGGGCTGATGATCGTCGTGCCGATTCTTGCTACGCAGCTTGCCGATTTCATTTCTAATCTTCCCGGCTACATCACGCAATTGCAGTCGCTTCTGGCGAACAGGGATTCGGAATGGCTGAAGAAATATATCGGCATCGACAGCACGGTCATTCAGCAAAATCTCAGTTCGCTGCTCCAGCAAGGGGCGGGTTTTCTCTCCACACTGCTTCAGTCGCTGTGGAATTCGGGGAAATCCCTGATCGATATTGCGGGCCTGTTCGTGGTGACGCCGGTGGTCGCCTTCTACATGCTGCTCGACTGGGACCGCATGGTGAACAGCATTGATTCATGGGTTCCGCGTAAGCAGCTTCATACGGTGCGCCGCATCGCGCGCGAAATGAATGCGGCGGTGGCTGGCTTCATCCGGGGGCAGGGCACGCTCTGCCTCATTCTCGGCACCTATTATGCCATCGGGCTGACGCTGACGGGGCTTAATTTCGGCCTCCTGATCGGCTTTTTTGCAGGCCTTATCAGCTTTATTCCCTATATTGGTTCTTTTGTCGGGCTGGCGCTCGCCATCGGCGTGGCGCTGGTGCAGTTCTGGCCCGACTGGATCATGGTTTGCACGGTTGCGGCGGTGTTTTTCCTTGGCCAGTTCATCGAAGGCAATATTCTCCAGCCCAAGCTTGTCGGCTCTTCCGTGGGGCTGCATCCGGTCTGGCTGATGTTTGCGCTTTTCGCCTTTGGTTCACTGTTCGGCTTCACTGGAATGCTGGTCGCCGTCCCGGCTGCGGCGGCTGTCGGGGTGCTTGTGCGTTTTGCATTGAATAGCTATCTGCGTTCTCCGATGTATGATCCTGCCAACCACCGCTCGAACCCGGACGCTGGACCTTTGATCGAGGCGGGTGACAATACAGGCCGTGAGAAATGA
- a CDS encoding NAD-dependent epimerase/dehydratase family protein, whose amino-acid sequence MRVAVTGAAGFVGSALVSKLEAAGHNVMPLSREDIHDADFSGVETVVHCAALAHRTGAERPDAKTFDAVNHRLAVELARKAKAQGVRRFVFVSTIYTIAGNPSPLAPDMPLAPRDDYGRAKARAEAALLAMTGLDIVIARPVLVYGPGARANLKALMKLCDSRIPLPFGAANNKRSFVSLENVARALIFLSEAPAEKVAGRVFHLAEPQPRSTREIVGKARAAMQRPARLVPVPPLIMKFLLGGIGKRGLYDQLFGNLVADSSLLIEAGFEYLPGDPQLELMARAAKDS is encoded by the coding sequence ATGAGGGTGGCGGTCACAGGGGCGGCGGGCTTTGTGGGCAGCGCGCTTGTGTCGAAGCTGGAAGCGGCAGGCCATAATGTCATGCCGCTGTCGCGGGAAGATATTCACGATGCTGATTTTTCAGGCGTGGAAACCGTTGTTCATTGTGCAGCGCTGGCTCACCGCACAGGGGCTGAGCGCCCCGATGCCAAAACATTTGATGCCGTCAACCATCGGCTCGCCGTCGAGCTGGCGCGAAAAGCAAAAGCACAAGGCGTAAGGCGCTTCGTCTTCGTTTCAACCATCTATACGATTGCCGGAAATCCATCGCCGCTTGCACCCGACATGCCCCTTGCACCACGCGATGATTACGGGCGGGCGAAGGCAAGGGCCGAGGCTGCCTTGCTTGCCATGACAGGGCTGGACATTGTGATTGCGCGCCCGGTTCTGGTTTATGGACCCGGTGCGCGCGCCAATTTGAAGGCGCTGATGAAACTGTGTGACAGCCGCATTCCATTGCCTTTTGGCGCAGCCAATAACAAGCGCAGTTTTGTATCGCTGGAAAATGTCGCGCGGGCGTTGATATTCCTGAGCGAAGCGCCTGCTGAAAAGGTTGCTGGCAGGGTTTTCCATCTGGCCGAGCCGCAGCCGCGCTCGACACGTGAAATCGTGGGCAAGGCACGGGCGGCAATGCAGCGCCCGGCGCGGCTTGTGCCCGTGCCGCCGCTTATCATGAAGTTTCTGCTGGGGGGGATCGGCAAGCGCGGTCTCTACGACCAGCTTTTCGGCAATCTGGTTGCGGATAGTTCCTTGCTTATCGAGGCCGGATTTGAATATCTGCCGGGCGACCCGCAGTTGGAACTGATGGCCAGAGCAGCAAAAGATAGCTAG
- a CDS encoding DMT family transporter, translating to MSGGVLLIVLFGAFLHTSWNAIVKGSGDKFFGAASVTGAAGLIALFLVPFLPLPTAASWIYMLLSTITQTFYMSLVAAAYKSGDMSEAYPIMRGTPPLLVALVSGPLVGEIMGWQSWLGIVLICSGVLAMALDARRRNRGASSRTVLLALANAGFIASYTLIDGLGVRVSGEPLSYTLWLFLLNAVPLAGWALYREPSRFINYIRNRWRPALIGGVGTLGSYGLALWAMTMAPIAVVAALRETAILFGMLISALILKEKVGLPRFVAAGFIVAGAIALRLS from the coding sequence ATGTCTGGTGGCGTCCTTCTGATCGTCCTCTTTGGCGCGTTTCTTCACACAAGCTGGAACGCTATCGTCAAGGGGAGCGGGGATAAATTCTTCGGTGCGGCCAGTGTTACGGGCGCAGCCGGGCTGATTGCTCTTTTTCTCGTGCCTTTCCTGCCGCTGCCAACTGCCGCGAGCTGGATTTACATGCTGCTTTCCACCATTACGCAGACCTTTTACATGTCGCTGGTGGCGGCAGCCTATAAATCCGGCGACATGAGCGAGGCCTATCCCATCATGCGCGGCACGCCGCCCTTGTTGGTGGCGCTGGTCAGCGGGCCGCTGGTCGGTGAAATCATGGGCTGGCAAAGCTGGCTTGGCATCGTGCTCATCTGCTCCGGCGTGCTGGCCATGGCGCTTGATGCGCGCCGCCGCAATCGCGGGGCGTCAAGCCGCACGGTCTTGCTCGCGCTTGCCAATGCCGGTTTCATCGCCAGCTATACGCTTATCGATGGTCTCGGCGTGCGTGTTTCGGGCGAGCCTCTCTCCTATACGCTGTGGCTGTTCCTGCTCAATGCCGTGCCGCTCGCAGGCTGGGCGCTTTACCGCGAGCCGAGCCGCTTCATCAACTATATACGCAATCGCTGGCGCCCGGCGCTGATCGGCGGGGTCGGCACGCTCGGCTCCTACGGGCTGGCGCTCTGGGCGATGACCATGGCGCCGATTGCCGTGGTGGCGGCACTGCGCGAAACCGCGATCCTCTTTGGTATGCTCATTTCCGCGCTGATACTGAAAGAGAAGGTCGGCCTGCCGCGTTTCGTGGCGGCGGGGTTCATCGTTGCCGGTGCGATTGCACTGCGCCTGTCGTGA